The sequence cttccACAGGATGGAGGTGAGTACCCTCACTCTGCTTTCTGGAAGAGAGGAAGGTGGTGAGGAATTCAGAATATTAGAAGGCAGTTGAGGTGTACATGGTCAGTCCAGAGACATATAAACTATCATGGGCACAGATGATGGGAGAAGGATGAGGCTAACATTTTCTGCCCTCCAGACACTGTGCTGAGTGCTCTATCTCCTACATCTTCTAAAGGAGATACACTGTCTTCCTTAATCCTCCTAACAGTCCTCTCAGGCTCCGctgtccaatatggcagccacCACCCACATTTGGCTATTGAGCATTTGACATGTGGCTAGtccaaactgagatgtgctgACTGTTTAAACACCTGCTTTCGAATACTTAGGGTGGAAAAAGGgctgcaatttcttttcttttctttttctttttttttttggagacagggtctcactttgtcacccaggctggagtacagtggcacaaccttgactcattgcagcctcgacctcccagatttaagcgatccttctgccacagctccccaagtagctgggattataggtgtgtgccaccatgcccagctaatttgttttgttttgttttgttttttgagacagagcctccctctgttgcccaggctggagtgcagtggtgcgatctcggcttaccgcaacctccacctccctggttcaagcaattctcctgcctcagcctcctaagtagctgagattacaggtgcgcaccaccatgcccggctaatttttctgtatttttagtagagacggggttcaccatgttggccaggctggttttgaactcctgacctcaagtgatccgcccacctcagcctcctgaagtgctgggattacaggcgtgagccaactcGCCTGGCCGAgattgtaatttctttttcttttctttttttgagacaaagttttgcttttgtctcccaggctggagtacaatggtgtgatctcggctcactgcaacctccgcctcccaggttcaagcaattctcctgccccagtctcctgagtagctgggattacaggggcccgtcaccacatctggctaattttttgtatttttagtagagacggggtttcatcatgttggccaggctggtctcgaactcctgacctcaggtgatcctcctgcctcggcctccgaaagtgcagggattacaggcgtgagccaccgtgcacaacAGCCTGTAATTTCTTACATTGTTTACATGTTGCAATAATGTTTTGGATGTACAGGTTGAGTATCACCGGtccaaaaatctaaaatctgaaatgttctAAAACCTGAAATTTTTTTAgtgccaacatgatgccacaagtggaaaatccCACAGCTGCCCTCATGTGATGGAtcacatatattattaaaaatattgtggctgggtgcagtgattcacacctgtaatcccaaccgggaggccaaggccatgggcggatcacctgaggtcaggagttcgagaccagcctgaccaacatggtgaaacctggtctctactagaaatacaaaaattagccgggtgtggtggtgggtgcctgtaatcctaactactcgggaggctgaggcaggataatcgtttgaacccgggaggtggaggttgcaatgaaccgagatcacaccattgcaccccagcctgggtgacagagactctgtctcaaaaaaaaaaaacaaaaaaaaaaacaaggaaacaaagtCTTCAGGCCATATGTATAATGTGCATAGGAAACATAAATGATTTCTTGTTTAGGTTTGGGTGTGATCCCAAAGatattatatatgcaaatattccaaagcctgaaaaaaatccaacatccaAAAATACTtctagtcccaagcatttcagataagggaccAGAATTATTAGATTAAATAAGGTATATTATTAAgttaattttatctgtttctgctttttttttaatgtgactactagattatttaaatttacatatgtggcttgcattatctttctactggacagcactgcctaagtaactttttaaaatccctaCACCCAAGGAAACAGATATAGATTAAGTAGCATGCACAAAGAGTCCTACAGTTAGGATATAGTGCCAGGTTTTAACCCAAATCAGCGTGAATTCCAAGCCTAGGTTCTGCCTACCACACCAGCAGCCTCCCTCCATGGGTTTTGAGATAGGATGAGGAGATAAAGTGACAAGGGAAAGATACAGAGAGGTGGAGCAATGTACCTTCTTTGAATCCTTGCAGGTGGACAGGTAGACAGCTGTGGGAAAAGATTGAGAAGGGATGGGATGCCGGAGTGGTACAGGTGGAGGGCAGAGGGATGGGTATCAGGCTTCTGGGAGTAGAGCGGGGAAAAGTCCACCAGCCTCAGGTCATGGTCAGGGTGGGGCTCACACTCACCAGCCCAGCCCAGTGCCTTGAAGAGCCCGAGCAGAAGAAAGGCAGACAGGAAAAGGCCTATGCTGTCCTCGAGGGAGGGTCCTGAGAGACCTGGCAGGCAGAAGGGATGAGAGTGAGCTCCTGTCTTCCCGAAGGCTGGCTCAGGCTCCGCGGAGCTCCCAGCTCTTACCTGCTACCTCCAGGGTGACCTCAGCGCTGCGCCCCGAGGCAGGCAGGCTGGGATGGTGAATTCGACAGGCATAGCGTGCCCCATGCTGCTCAGTGGTGACTGGAGGCGGCTGCAAGTGCCCAGACAGGCTGACAGAGCCATCGGAATGGTGGCGCAGGGCCGAGAGCCACCTCTGCCCCTCGGCCTTCTGAGAGCGGCCCCCTGGGCCACCCCGGAGTTCCCACTCCACCTCCAGGCCCCCAGGAGGGTAGAAGTGGGACACAAGGCAGAGCAACTCTGGGGGTGCCTCCCCTGGGGCGGCCCATGCAAGGGTTGCTGGCATCAGGGACACTTTGGGGGGTTCTGGGGAAAGAGGACGAAATGAGCATAGGGAAATCAGTCCATACTGTCCTCCCTAAGAGACCCTCAGTTTGCCTTCTGGCTTCCTTAGAACTAAAGAAGGTTGGGTTTCTTCTCCTGAAATGGAGAACCCACTGTCTCTCCATTGGTGCATCACAGAAATACCCATGCCAAAGCCCCTCAAATTCCCAAGAACCCTCTAGCCTCCCATTACCCCTCTGACTCCCAGGAATCCATTTCTATCTCTACTTACTTACCCAGGCACCCTCTTCTCCATCATCCCTCCCCCATCACGGTCCCCACAATCCAGTGCCCACCCTCTACCCTTGGAGACCTCTGTCCCCCAACTCACTGTATACAGCAAGCTCCAGGGTGACCTGTCCTTGCAGGTATGGCAGGTGTATGGTGGCCAGATAGGTGCCCTCCTGGAAGGGTTGAACTCTAGGCAGCCAGAAGGTCCCATTTCCGGTCCATGGGCCCCATGGCTCATCATCATCCCAAGCAGCAAATGCCACGGCCCCTTCTTGGGCTGCTGGCATCTGGCCattcagcccaggagttgcagcCAGGAGCAGATGTCCCTTACCCAGGTGCTGGCGTCGCCACTCTAGCCCAAAGGGAGGGGGACCCGCAGCCAGAGATGAGGCGGCCTCAGAGGTGGGGGGCATGTAGGCAAAGCTCAAGTCCAGCAGAGCATCTTGTCCCAGTCTCACTCGAGGGGCAGGGGTATGGGTGAGGACAGTCAGTACCACTGACGAAGATAGGGAGATGAGGGGTTGGGAGGGGcatgagggagaaaaagaaggagaaaaaaatagagaaatgcatTATTGGGGAGGACTAAACTGCAGTTTCCCTCAGAGGACACCTTTTCTGATACTCACCATTTCCTAGCCCTCCCTGCGAATTCCTTTTGCTCTGCGACTGAGTGGCACCTAGTGTGGCTGAGGGTGAGCAGAGAGGTCTAGGGGTGGTGAGTAGGGGCAATGAGGGTATATGGCCTTTGAAGCCTACTCTGAACACATAGCACACTCAAGCTTGGGACTGCAGAATCTGAGGTCACTTCTGACACAACCTGAACCACTCTATCTCCAAGCACCACCCTTGAGGAACCAGGCCTTTCTTGAGTATGGGTGAAGACAATGATTGAGCCATGACTGTCAGTCCTGTGGTGCTGTACAGAACATTCACTGACCCTAGAAGGTTACAGCTATAGCCTAGACCTGAGCACAGACCTCTATGCTCTACTGAAGCAGTACAGTGCAGTGGCTAAGTGCCTGGAGCCTGGCTGACCTGGTTCAAATCCACTCTGCAGCTTATTTATATGGCCTTGGGCCACTTCATTTTTCCATGGCTCAGCTTCCCaatctctaaaattaaaagttgataataataatagtacctacttcatgaggttgttgtgagggttaaatcaTTAATACCTCTTGCTACTCAAGTCTATTCAGTTCCCAATTTTAGATAATAGAGACACCTAAATATCAAGGgtgcggccaggcacggtggctcaagcctgtaatcccagcactttgggaggccgagacgggcggatcatgaggtcaggagatcgagaccatcctggctaatacggtgaaaccccgtctctactaaaaaatacaaaaaactagccgggcaaagtggcgggtgcctgtagtcccagctacttgggaggctgaggcaggagaatggtgtgaacccgagaggaggagcttgcagtaagctgagatccggccactgcactccagcctgggtgacagagcaagactccgtctcaaaaataaataaataaataaaaaatatcaagggTGCTTAGAACACTGTCTGGAACACAGTAAGTCTACACACATACTTGCTATAGTTACACCTAACTTAGCATACCCCAAGTCAATAGCATCTCTGCAACATTCCCCACCCTGCTCCAATGCCCATCTTCCCTGTCTTTGATGAATGATCACCAAGCTCGCCAGACACTAAAAGCAAACCCTTGGAGTTACtcagattcatttattcattcagcaactaTTGAGCACTGAAGATGTTCAAGGTGTCCTGGTAGAAGACAGAATGGTGAACAAGACAGGCAGTCCCTACCCTCAAATTGCCTATAGTCCAATGATAGACAAGCAAATTGTCAAAAATTATGTGCTATGTGCTTTCCCCACCAGGACCTAACAGATCTCATATCTGTTTCCAACTCAGGTTCTCATCAATGTACATTTAAACAATTACAACAGCCCTCCTGTCTGATCTCCCTATTCCTTCAACTCCTCCTTCACACTGTAGCCAAACAAGGTGACTACAAGTCTGATCCCATCATTTACCTGTTTAAAAATCCCAAATatgggccagacgcggtggctggTTACACCAgacgggaagctgaggcaggcggatcacctgaggttgggagttggagaccagcctgaccaacatggtgaaaccccgtctctactaaaaatacaaaattagccgggtgtggtggcacatgcctgtaatcccagctacttgggagactgaggcagtagaattgcttgaacccaggaggcggaggttgcagtgagccgaggttgtgccattgcactccagcctgggcaacaagagggaaaccccatttcaaaataaaaaaatcccaaatacggctgggcgcagtggctcatcccaacacgttgggaggctgaggcgggtgcattacctgaggtcaggagttcaagaccagcttggccaacatggcgaaaacccatctctactaaaaatacaaaaattagccaggtgtggtggcaggcacctgtagtcccagctacttaggaagctgagatggaagaatcacttgggaggtagaggttgcagtaagcgaaaaatcatgccactacactccagcctgggcgacagaatgagactctgtctcaataaataaataaataaataaataaaataaaaatcccaaataCCTAGGAAGTCAGTCGATTAAGGCATAGACTGAAGCCACATGGCCTGGGTTCAATTTCtagccctaattttttttttttttttttttttttttttttttttttttttttttgagatggagttttgctcttgtcgctcaggctggagtgcagtggtgcgatcttggctcactgcaacctctgcctcccaggttcaagtgattctcctgcctcagcctcctgagtagctgggattacaggcgcccgccaccatgcccagctaatttttgtgtttttggcagagacagggtttcaccatgttggccaggctggtctcaaactcccaacctcaggtgataagcctgcctcagtctcccaaagtgctgggattacaggtgtgagccaccacgcctggcctctagCTCTGCTTCTTACAcactgtgtgtccttgggcaaattatttaactggTTTGTGTCCCATATTTCTCCATCTGCAATATAGGGATAATATTAAAACCTACGGCCTATGGTTGTTGAGAGgaataagtgagattatgcatataaagtgcttagaacagggcctggcatatagaaaatacttgataaatgttagctattactgTTTTCATTACCTTCATCATTGTCATGGACTTGCTGGTTAACTTGGGAAAATCATTTATGGGGTATTTTCCCCACTAGTCCAAAGATCTGacctttgtcttttaaaagaatcaagtaaAATAACAGGTTTTttctgagcatggtggctcacacctgtaatcccagcactttgggagcctgaggcgggtggattacctgaggtcaggagttcgagaacagcctggccaacatgatgaaaccccatctctactaaaaatacaaaaaacaagttagctgggtgtggttgcgggtgtctgtaatcccaattacttggggggctgaggcaggagaattgcctgaacccaggaggcagaggttgcagtgagccaagattgtcccattgcacttcagcatgggcgacaagagtgaaactccgtctcaaaaaataaatatgtacataataaaaacaggctttttaggccgggcacagtggcttacacctgtaatcctagcactttgggaggccgaggcgggcggatcatgaagttaggagatcgagacca comes from Theropithecus gelada isolate Dixy chromosome 4, Tgel_1.0, whole genome shotgun sequence and encodes:
- the TAPBP gene encoding tapasin isoform X2 codes for the protein MKSLSLLLAVALGLATAVSAGPAVIECWFVEDTSGKGLAKRPGALLLRQGQGEPPPRPDLDPELYLNVHDPAGFLQAAFRRYPRDAPAPHCEMSRFVPLPASANWASGLTPARNCPRALDGAWLMVSMSSPVLSLSSLLRRQPEPQQEPVLITMATVVLTVLTHTPAPRVRLGQDALLDLSFAYMPPTSEAASSLAAGPPPFGLEWRRQHLGKGHLLLAATPGLNGQMPAAQEGAVAFAAWDDDEPWGPWTGNGTFWLPRVQPFQEGTYLATIHLPYLQGQVTLELAVYKPPKVSLMPATLAWAAPGEAPPELLCLVSHFYPPGGLEVEWELRGGPGGRSQKAEGQRWLSALRHHSDGSVSLSGHLQPPPVTTEQHGARYACRIHHPSLPASGRSAEVTLEVAGLSGPSLEDSIGLFLSAFLLLGLFKALGWAAVYLSTCKDSKKKAE
- the TAPBP gene encoding tapasin isoform X4, with amino-acid sequence MKSLSLLLAVALGLATAVSAGPAVIECWFVEDTSGKGLAKRPGALLLRQGQGEPPPRPDLDPELYLNVHVVLTVLTHTPAPRVRLGQDALLDLSFAYMPPTSEAASSLAAGPPPFGLEWRRQHLGKGHLLLAATPGLNGQMPAAQEGAVAFAAWDDDEPWGPWTGNGTFWLPRVQPFQEGTYLATIHLPYLQGQVTLELAVYKPPKVSLMPATLAWAAPGEAPPELLCLVSHFYPPGGLEVEWELRGGPGGRSQKAEGQRWLSALRHHSDGSVSLSGHLQPPPVTTEQHGARYACRIHHPSLPASGRSAEVTLEVAGLSGPSLEDSIGLFLSAFLLLGLFKALGWAAVYLSTCKDSKKKAE
- the TAPBP gene encoding tapasin isoform X1, which produces MKSLSLLLAVALGLATAVSAGPAVIECWFVEDTSGKGLAKRPGALLLRQGQGEPPPRPDLDPELYLNVHDPAGFLQAAFRRYPRDAPAPHCEMSRFVPLPASANWASGLTPARNCPRALDGAWLMVSMSSPVLSLSSLLRRQPEPQQEPVLITMATVVLTVLTHTPAPRVRLGQDALLDLSFAYMPPTSEAASSLAAGPPPFGLEWRRQHLGKGHLLLAATPGLNGQMPAAQEGAVAFAAWDDDEPWGPWTGNGTFWLPRVQPFQEGTYLATIHLPYLQGQVTLELAVYKPPKVSLMPATLAWAAPGEAPPELLCLVSHFYPPGGLEVEWELRGGPGGRSQKAEGQRWLSALRHHSDGSVSLSGHLQPPPVTTEQHGARYACRIHHPSLPASGRSAEVTLEVAGLSGPSLEDSIGLFLSAFLLLGLFKALGWAAVYLSTCKDSKKVHCSTSLYLSLVTLSPHPISKPMEGGCWCGRQNLGLEFTLIWVKTWHYILTVGLFVHAT
- the TAPBP gene encoding tapasin isoform X3, which encodes MKSLSLLLAVALGLATAVSAGPAVIECWFVEDTSGKGLAKRPGALLLRQGQGEPPPRPDLDPELYLNVHVVLTVLTHTPAPRVRLGQDALLDLSFAYMPPTSEAASSLAAGPPPFGLEWRRQHLGKGHLLLAATPGLNGQMPAAQEGAVAFAAWDDDEPWGPWTGNGTFWLPRVQPFQEGTYLATIHLPYLQGQVTLELAVYKPPKVSLMPATLAWAAPGEAPPELLCLVSHFYPPGGLEVEWELRGGPGGRSQKAEGQRWLSALRHHSDGSVSLSGHLQPPPVTTEQHGARYACRIHHPSLPASGRSAEVTLEVAGLSGPSLEDSIGLFLSAFLLLGLFKALGWAAVYLSTCKDSKKVHCSTSLYLSLVTLSPHPISKPMEGGCWCGRQNLGLEFTLIWVKTWHYILTVGLFVHAT